A section of the Halopiger aswanensis genome encodes:
- a CDS encoding outer membrane protein assembly factor BamB family protein — protein MVSRAQDETATGPTVYVGSYSGNLIAADALTGDLLWERSGPGSPTTSPISVDGTLYIGSGREQLYALDAATGKEEWIFDEPSGRVDSSPTVVDNTVYIGTKNNTIYAVDAETGDEEWEFDLPEARVTSSPTVHNGTVYAGSRDHTLDAVDAETGEHEWTFFDPEDWVDSSPAIYDDTLYVSAYDEALYAVNPETGDQERIVTDSIEGSPSPVFVDDTLYIHGDNLYALDPQTGEEQWSYTTSWSGDLLSPTVADGLVFTGGDGLYAVDAETGEEQWTLTDITPGDTSPTVYDGMVYTGVGGSDQTMYGVHAESGEIEWELEGDFSEYSRGSPTVVADPESGDSVDSRVLLGTFNHHHESTTSMADLPSVDGSESSSASSRGSSGTRASSSNSSAADADSDDDGLPGFGVPAAVSGLGATAYMLKRRLETEENDS, from the coding sequence ATGGTCAGTCGTGCACAGGACGAAACTGCAACTGGTCCGACCGTCTATGTTGGGTCGTACTCTGGGAATCTTATCGCCGCCGACGCATTGACTGGTGACCTCTTGTGGGAGCGGAGCGGACCCGGTTCACCGACGACATCACCAATTTCTGTCGACGGAACGCTCTATATCGGTTCCGGTCGAGAGCAGCTATATGCCCTTGATGCAGCGACAGGTAAAGAAGAATGGATATTTGACGAGCCTTCAGGTCGAGTCGATTCCTCACCAACGGTTGTCGATAACACCGTTTACATTGGTACGAAGAATAACACTATCTACGCTGTCGACGCAGAGACAGGTGACGAAGAATGGGAATTCGACTTACCAGAAGCACGAGTGACTTCATCACCAACGGTCCACAACGGCACCGTTTACGCCGGTTCACGAGATCACACACTCGATGCGGTCGACGCAGAGACTGGTGAGCATGAGTGGACGTTTTTTGATCCTGAGGATTGGGTCGATTCATCGCCGGCTATCTACGACGATACCCTCTACGTCTCTGCCTACGACGAGGCGCTGTACGCAGTCAACCCGGAAACAGGTGATCAAGAACGGATAGTAACGGATTCGATCGAGGGTTCTCCGTCACCGGTGTTCGTCGACGACACGCTGTACATTCACGGCGACAACCTGTATGCTCTGGATCCGCAAACAGGAGAGGAGCAGTGGTCATATACCACATCTTGGAGTGGTGATTTGCTTTCCCCAACAGTCGCCGACGGACTCGTCTTCACCGGTGGCGACGGACTGTACGCAGTGGACGCAGAGACAGGTGAAGAGCAGTGGACGCTCACCGACATTACTCCCGGCGATACGTCTCCAACGGTCTACGACGGGATGGTGTACACGGGTGTCGGTGGAAGCGATCAGACCATGTACGGTGTTCACGCTGAAAGTGGCGAGATTGAATGGGAACTTGAGGGCGACTTTAGTGAATACTCAAGAGGATCTCCAACGGTCGTAGCGGATCCAGAAAGCGGCGATAGCGTCGACTCCCGGGTCCTGTTGGGGACGTTCAACCATCATCACGAGTCAACGACATCAATGGCGGATCTGCCGTCTGTCGACGGTTCCGAAAGTAGTAGCGCCTCCAGCAGAGGGAGCAGTGGAACCAGGGCCAGCAGTTCGAACTCGTCGGCTGCCGATGCAGATTCCGATGATGACGGCCTCCCCGGATTCGGTGTCCCCGCTGCAGTTTCCGGTCTCGGTGCCACAGCGTACATGTTAAAGCGACGCCTCGAGACTGAGGAAAACGATTCGTAG
- the cbiG gene encoding cobalt-precorrin 5A hydrolase gives MSSETNDDGGGHCATPDSDGEVAEEIAIISFERKLETAEEIQTELADRYEAIDIIEYHGDVFEEHWGEYDCFVGLMASGIAMRKTAHLLDDKWEDPAICVVDEELTWAIPITGGHHGANQVAQDLATMGAVPAMTTASEAAGKQGVESRAKAMDTHVVNGDSTVQTNLAVLDENLGPVARLDGPRAVLVGDDVTVLKRNKDDGVVIGTGSVSGADKEAFLEAWEEALEQTDYELADVEFVGTATRKEDEEGLLEAAQELDLGVVTFDKETLLEHEGPTPSKSKELIGWPGVSEASAIAGGRDHELVIEKFSYEDEVTVAIGR, from the coding sequence ATGAGTTCCGAGACGAACGACGACGGCGGCGGACACTGTGCCACGCCGGACAGCGACGGCGAAGTCGCGGAGGAGATCGCGATTATTTCCTTCGAGCGCAAACTCGAGACGGCCGAGGAAATCCAGACCGAACTCGCCGATCGCTATGAAGCGATCGACATTATCGAGTACCACGGCGACGTCTTCGAGGAGCACTGGGGCGAGTACGACTGCTTCGTCGGGCTCATGGCCTCGGGCATCGCGATGCGGAAGACGGCCCACTTGCTCGACGACAAGTGGGAGGATCCCGCGATCTGCGTGGTCGACGAGGAACTGACGTGGGCGATCCCGATCACGGGCGGCCACCACGGCGCGAATCAGGTCGCGCAGGATCTGGCGACGATGGGCGCCGTCCCGGCGATGACGACCGCCTCGGAGGCCGCAGGGAAGCAGGGCGTCGAGTCCCGCGCGAAGGCGATGGACACCCACGTCGTCAACGGCGACTCGACGGTCCAGACGAACCTCGCCGTGCTTGACGAGAACCTCGGTCCGGTCGCTCGGCTCGATGGGCCTCGCGCCGTGCTGGTCGGCGACGACGTCACCGTCCTCAAACGTAACAAAGACGACGGCGTCGTCATCGGCACCGGCAGCGTCTCCGGCGCGGACAAAGAGGCGTTTCTCGAGGCCTGGGAGGAAGCACTCGAGCAAACCGACTACGAACTCGCGGATGTCGAGTTCGTCGGCACCGCGACCCGCAAAGAGGACGAGGAGGGGCTGCTCGAGGCGGCCCAGGAACTGGATCTGGGCGTTGTTACCTTCGACAAGGAGACGCTGCTCGAGCACGAGGGGCCCACGCCCTCCAAGTCCAAGGAACTGATCGGCTGGCCGGGCGTCTCCGAGGCCTCGGCGATCGCCGGCGGACGCGACCACGAACTGGTGATCGAGAAGTTCAGCTACGAGGACGAGGTGACGGTGGCGATCGGCCGATGA
- a CDS encoding precorrin-3B C(17)-methyltransferase, translating into MSSDAESTDATDSGTPDDHGTLYVVGIGPGLPDHMTKKAKRVIESADVVIASSLYQEFLRDDGTIPSEERTDEGGIATREDGTEQEIVRSTMGRQIELARAAFDYVREGKDVAHVSGGDPSVYGKSDLIFKMAEEEDATDVPIDVVPGMTAALGGAANVGAPLCNDFCTVSLSDKWRGWDEIEEKLRAAAISDFVIVLYNCWRNYEKAVEIVREERTDDAYVAIVNDAGRADAGRNGESQFITTLGEAADHDDKVSGMGTSLIIGNHETETWLNDDRTYLVTPRGGRDVDDF; encoded by the coding sequence ATGAGTTCCGACGCCGAATCCACCGACGCGACGGACAGCGGCACGCCCGACGACCACGGTACCCTCTACGTCGTCGGTATCGGTCCCGGCTTGCCGGATCACATGACCAAGAAGGCAAAGCGGGTCATCGAATCGGCGGACGTCGTCATCGCCTCGAGTCTCTACCAGGAGTTCCTGCGCGACGACGGTACCATCCCGTCCGAGGAGCGGACGGACGAGGGCGGAATCGCAACCCGCGAGGACGGAACCGAACAGGAGATCGTTCGCTCGACGATGGGCCGACAGATCGAACTCGCCCGCGCGGCGTTCGACTACGTCCGCGAGGGGAAGGACGTGGCCCACGTCTCGGGCGGCGATCCCTCGGTGTACGGCAAGTCCGACCTCATCTTCAAGATGGCCGAGGAGGAGGACGCGACGGACGTGCCGATCGACGTCGTCCCCGGCATGACGGCGGCGCTCGGCGGCGCGGCCAACGTCGGTGCGCCGCTGTGTAACGACTTCTGTACCGTCTCGCTGTCGGACAAGTGGCGTGGCTGGGACGAGATCGAGGAGAAACTGCGTGCGGCCGCGATCTCGGACTTCGTGATCGTCCTCTACAACTGCTGGCGCAACTACGAGAAGGCGGTCGAGATCGTCCGCGAGGAGCGGACCGACGACGCCTACGTGGCGATCGTCAACGACGCCGGCCGTGCCGACGCCGGCCGCAACGGCGAGAGCCAGTTCATCACTACCCTCGGCGAGGCGGCCGACCACGACGACAAGGTCTCGGGGATGGGAACCTCGCTGATCATCGGCAACCACGAGACCGAGACCTGGCTCAACGACGACCGAACGTACCTCGTCACCCCGCGCGGCGGGCGTGATGTCGACGACTTCTGA
- the cobJ gene encoding precorrin-3B C(17)-methyltransferase produces the protein MSTDTDPDSDADGESTSNCGASTDTETETSNTSKCGASSSSTEAEPSSSTSSSDSDSSGSKCGASSSESDDSSSSKCGASSSSSSSGSKCGASSSSSDDSSSNEKEVGATIEDFDAEPGQLVAVGLGPGHPEGMTERAKDALLEADHIVGYTTYIELIPDEITEQAEDIYDTPMCGEVSRTEESIDRALAGNDVAIVGSGDPNVYALAGLALEILESKGATASMVDFEVVPGVPAAQSCAARLGAPLVNDTVSISLSDHLVPMPEIESRLHSVASENFAITIYNPWSRKRRENFEKACEILLTHRDPDTPVGIVHGAGREDEQVMLTELGELEDLGESEIIDMTTTIVVGTEDTYVWDDRMVTPRGYETKYDY, from the coding sequence ATGAGCACAGACACCGACCCTGACTCCGACGCTGACGGCGAATCGACATCGAACTGCGGCGCATCGACCGACACCGAAACCGAGACTTCGAACACCTCCAAATGCGGGGCCTCGAGCAGCAGTACTGAGGCCGAACCCTCGAGTTCGACTTCGAGTTCCGACTCGGACTCGAGCGGTTCGAAGTGTGGCGCTTCCTCGAGCGAAAGCGATGACTCGAGTAGTTCCAAATGCGGCGCCTCGAGTTCGTCGTCCTCGAGCGGCTCGAAGTGCGGCGCCTCGAGTTCCAGTTCCGACGACTCGAGTAGCAACGAGAAGGAGGTCGGCGCGACGATCGAAGACTTCGACGCCGAACCCGGCCAACTGGTCGCCGTCGGCCTCGGTCCCGGCCACCCCGAAGGGATGACCGAGCGCGCCAAGGACGCGCTGCTCGAGGCCGACCACATCGTCGGCTACACGACCTACATCGAACTCATCCCGGACGAGATCACCGAGCAGGCCGAGGACATCTACGACACGCCGATGTGCGGCGAGGTCTCCCGCACGGAGGAGTCGATCGACCGCGCGCTGGCGGGCAACGACGTCGCCATCGTCGGCAGCGGCGACCCCAACGTCTACGCGCTGGCCGGCCTGGCGCTCGAGATCCTCGAGTCCAAGGGCGCGACGGCTTCGATGGTCGACTTCGAGGTCGTGCCGGGCGTCCCGGCGGCCCAGTCCTGCGCCGCTCGCCTCGGCGCGCCGCTCGTGAACGACACGGTCTCGATCTCGCTGTCGGACCACCTCGTGCCGATGCCCGAGATCGAGTCCCGACTGCACTCGGTCGCCAGCGAGAACTTCGCGATCACGATCTACAATCCCTGGAGCCGTAAGCGCCGCGAGAACTTCGAGAAGGCCTGCGAGATCCTGCTGACCCACCGCGATCCGGACACGCCGGTCGGCATCGTCCACGGCGCGGGCCGCGAGGACGAGCAGGTGATGCTCACCGAACTCGGCGAACTCGAGGACCTCGGCGAGAGCGAGATCATCGACATGACGACGACGATCGTCGTCGGCACCGAGGATACCTACGTCTGGGACGACCGGATGGTCACCCCTCGCGGGTACGAGACGAAATACGACTACTGA
- a CDS encoding ferredoxin: protein MPRYEVTIEKDACDGIFACLTRDPRFVEGEDGLATVDPDADPVYDCEGEVTDTAERVVATFDDDRIDEAQQAAAACPTDAIIVEEVGE from the coding sequence ATGCCACGATACGAAGTCACCATCGAGAAGGACGCCTGCGACGGCATCTTCGCCTGCCTGACCCGCGACCCGCGGTTCGTCGAGGGCGAGGACGGCCTCGCGACCGTCGATCCGGACGCGGATCCGGTCTACGACTGCGAGGGCGAAGTCACCGACACCGCGGAGCGGGTCGTCGCGACGTTCGACGACGACCGCATCGACGAGGCTCAGCAGGCCGCGGCGGCCTGTCCGACGGACGCGATCATCGTCGAGGAGGTGGGCGAATGA
- a CDS encoding cobalamin biosynthesis protein gives MSDADSAEAEAGDADAALEIAVPADPLAGHPATAYFWGHVAGSGDVSDDRIEVVANDEESAQVLAAVAGGDVEHETTTRDYAHDTSITRTEDEYTLTIDGDESGLLGRSGALGLPVDGRGNYRFGAFSAYDRELLRGLLEGCGTICFKSKSGTVGISFVHDDRDLLAVAQELIDECPVDAAYGDLSETSSGGYWFGVDDAAAPDFGTWLYENCEETGLFAPSRRRKLERSLEQADAYDGEDE, from the coding sequence ATGAGCGACGCCGACTCCGCCGAGGCGGAAGCTGGCGACGCCGACGCAGCCCTCGAGATCGCAGTCCCCGCGGACCCGCTCGCGGGCCACCCCGCGACCGCGTACTTCTGGGGACACGTCGCCGGCAGCGGCGACGTCTCGGACGACCGCATCGAGGTCGTCGCCAACGACGAGGAATCCGCGCAGGTGCTCGCCGCGGTCGCCGGCGGCGACGTAGAGCACGAGACGACCACCCGCGATTACGCCCACGACACGTCGATCACGCGGACGGAGGACGAGTACACGCTGACGATCGACGGCGACGAATCCGGATTGCTCGGCCGCAGCGGCGCGCTCGGGCTCCCCGTGGACGGCCGCGGCAACTACCGCTTCGGTGCGTTCTCGGCGTACGACCGGGAACTCCTGCGGGGCCTGCTCGAGGGCTGTGGCACGATCTGCTTCAAGTCAAAGAGCGGCACCGTGGGAATCTCGTTCGTCCACGACGACCGCGACCTGCTCGCGGTCGCGCAGGAGTTGATCGACGAGTGTCCCGTCGACGCCGCCTACGGCGATCTGTCGGAAACGTCGTCGGGCGGCTACTGGTTCGGGGTCGACGATGCCGCCGCGCCCGATTTCGGGACGTGGCTCTACGAGAACTGCGAGGAGACCGGCCTGTTCGCGCCGAGCCGCCGTCGGAAGCTCGAGCGCAGTCTCGAGCAAGCCGACGCGTACGACGGCGAGGACGAGTAA
- a CDS encoding CbiX/SirB N-terminal domain-containing protein, with product MSTPTSNEAAPGSTAAFDDEAVLLIGHGSRREKSNEQVRELAAGLESRLGIPVDAAFLELAEPAIDEAFAGLEPVADRVTVVHCSLFAASHVKNDVPLAIEQARAEYDLEISNGAHLGIHPAILDLLDDRAAAVEAELGVDRETDDVAVVLCGRGSSDPDANGDVHKLARLLYEGRAFDRVEATFIGVTEPTLEDTLHGLSKHRPDAVVVLPYMLGDGVLTQRVRDWTAEFDADYPYVDALAGDPLGTDSRLLDVFADRWQEARTDSVEMSCDTCKYKVDLEGYEEDVGGARAMLRALAHQEAHADREDVDDEPHSHDAPEKHVAVCMNQTCAEMGSPAVLERLRQEVRDSEHCDARITRSSCLGRCGDGPMVAVYPDGIWYGDVASEDAERIVSDHLDRDRIVSELVDQTL from the coding sequence ATGAGCACACCGACATCCAACGAAGCCGCGCCCGGCTCGACCGCCGCGTTCGACGACGAGGCCGTCCTCCTGATCGGCCACGGCTCCCGGCGCGAGAAGTCGAACGAGCAGGTCCGCGAACTGGCCGCCGGCCTCGAGTCGCGGCTGGGGATCCCGGTCGACGCCGCGTTTCTCGAGCTCGCGGAGCCGGCGATCGACGAGGCCTTCGCGGGACTGGAACCGGTCGCCGACCGGGTGACGGTCGTCCACTGCTCGCTGTTCGCCGCGAGTCACGTCAAGAACGACGTGCCGCTGGCGATCGAACAGGCCCGCGCCGAGTACGACCTCGAGATCTCCAATGGGGCCCACCTGGGCATCCACCCGGCCATCCTGGACCTGCTGGACGATCGCGCCGCCGCGGTCGAGGCCGAACTGGGCGTCGACCGCGAGACCGACGACGTCGCCGTGGTCCTCTGCGGTCGCGGCTCGAGCGATCCGGACGCCAACGGCGACGTACACAAGCTCGCCCGACTGCTCTACGAAGGCCGCGCGTTCGACCGCGTCGAGGCCACCTTCATCGGCGTCACGGAGCCGACGCTCGAGGACACCCTCCACGGGCTCTCGAAGCACCGGCCCGACGCCGTCGTCGTCCTGCCGTACATGCTCGGCGACGGCGTGCTCACCCAGCGAGTCCGCGACTGGACCGCGGAGTTCGACGCGGACTATCCGTACGTCGACGCGCTGGCCGGCGACCCCCTCGGAACCGACTCGCGGCTGCTGGACGTCTTCGCCGATCGCTGGCAGGAGGCTCGCACCGACAGCGTCGAGATGTCCTGTGACACGTGCAAGTACAAAGTCGATCTCGAGGGCTACGAGGAAGACGTCGGCGGCGCCCGCGCCATGCTGCGCGCGCTGGCCCACCAGGAGGCCCACGCCGACCGCGAGGACGTCGACGACGAACCCCACAGCCACGACGCCCCCGAGAAGCACGTCGCGGTCTGCATGAACCAGACCTGCGCGGAGATGGGGTCGCCGGCCGTCCTCGAGCGCCTGCGCCAAGAGGTGCGGGATTCCGAGCACTGCGACGCCCGGATCACCCGGTCGTCCTGTCTCGGCCGCTGCGGCGACGGCCCGATGGTCGCCGTCTACCCGGACGGGATCTGGTACGGCGACGTCGCGAGCGAGGATGCCGAACGGATCGTTTCCGACCACCTCGACCGAGATCGCATCGTGAGCGAACTGGTCGATCAGACGCTGTAA
- a CDS encoding DUF3209 family protein → MSCHEIEALRLGLMNVLGVEDQSARDHAEKELEGHLEGPIEGLANAESLAEVERHLDAALVDLEEEVATMDSDDPAYDYTRGRLLAVRDAERAVQRLRVQGDSIVDGLGDAHDTLHETFPVDDE, encoded by the coding sequence ATGAGCTGCCACGAAATCGAAGCGCTACGACTCGGACTGATGAACGTCCTCGGCGTCGAGGATCAGAGCGCCCGCGATCACGCCGAGAAGGAACTCGAGGGGCACCTCGAGGGCCCGATCGAGGGACTGGCGAACGCCGAAAGCCTCGCGGAGGTCGAACGCCACCTCGACGCCGCCCTCGTGGATCTGGAGGAAGAGGTCGCCACGATGGACAGCGACGACCCCGCGTACGACTACACGCGGGGCCGACTGCTCGCCGTTCGCGACGCCGAACGAGCGGTCCAGCGGCTGCGCGTACAGGGTGACAGTATCGTCGACGGCCTCGGCGATGCCCACGACACCCTCCACGAGACCTTCCCGGTCGACGACGAGTGA
- a CDS encoding outer membrane protein assembly factor BamB family protein yields the protein MADTDSDVLDDRAAEFTSVSLGEIEPARSRHMWTRSAVHATDELVAAGQWNGSVVAYEAGALEGGSSAPDLEPRWTVNHPEHAVGIASLEEADGGDDGSDDSDAIVVAGRGETGAIAAYDAATGDRRWRYETASDVGKPVKDSVFYLPYVVALESDPATGRVYAAARRYERDGETRRWHSTVYAFESDGTVRWRYETDASPIALDRADDGDRLAVGYNRCTGDHDVGLVVLEAESGDPLWTWDPGTEGDRRVGDVSVDGEQVAVASHGDKRGYLLGPGGAERWRVDLAVPTDVDGETLYAYPNHVYANDGRVAFVTGNTYAEESRETEGRHPNEHRIAAFDAEGTPLWDDAVRGFVHGLAADGDRLVAPCAQNFRVRDPDTHAVRRYDLESGPVGRERFDGVATAGAVADDTVAAIEEPVAYHDDGETRGTYRLHVAALE from the coding sequence ATGGCCGACACTGATTCCGACGTACTGGACGATCGAGCGGCCGAATTCACCTCCGTCTCGCTCGGCGAGATCGAGCCCGCACGCAGCCGTCACATGTGGACCCGATCGGCGGTCCACGCGACCGACGAACTCGTCGCGGCGGGCCAGTGGAACGGCAGTGTAGTCGCCTACGAGGCCGGCGCGCTCGAGGGTGGATCGTCTGCCCCGGATCTCGAACCGCGCTGGACCGTCAACCATCCGGAGCACGCGGTCGGGATCGCGTCGCTCGAGGAGGCTGACGGAGGCGACGACGGAAGCGACGACAGCGACGCGATCGTCGTCGCCGGCCGCGGCGAAACCGGGGCGATTGCCGCCTACGACGCCGCAACTGGCGATCGACGCTGGCGCTACGAGACCGCATCGGACGTCGGAAAGCCGGTCAAAGACAGCGTCTTCTACCTCCCCTACGTCGTCGCCCTCGAGTCCGATCCGGCGACCGGACGGGTCTACGCCGCCGCCCGACGCTACGAGCGCGACGGCGAGACCCGCCGGTGGCACAGCACGGTCTACGCGTTCGAATCCGACGGTACGGTCCGCTGGCGCTACGAAACCGACGCCTCGCCGATCGCGCTGGACCGAGCTGACGACGGCGACCGGCTCGCGGTCGGCTACAACCGCTGCACGGGCGACCACGACGTCGGTCTGGTCGTTCTCGAGGCTGAATCGGGTGACCCCCTCTGGACGTGGGATCCCGGCACCGAGGGCGACCGCCGCGTCGGGGACGTCTCCGTCGACGGCGAGCAGGTCGCCGTCGCGAGCCACGGGGACAAGCGCGGCTACCTGCTCGGACCCGGCGGCGCCGAGCGCTGGCGGGTCGATCTCGCCGTGCCGACCGATGTCGACGGAGAGACGCTCTACGCGTACCCGAACCACGTATACGCGAACGACGGCCGGGTAGCGTTCGTCACGGGGAACACCTACGCCGAAGAGAGCCGCGAGACCGAGGGCCGCCATCCGAACGAACACCGGATCGCCGCATTCGACGCGGAGGGGACGCCGCTGTGGGACGACGCGGTCCGCGGCTTCGTCCACGGACTCGCCGCCGACGGCGACCGACTCGTCGCCCCCTGCGCACAGAACTTCCGCGTTCGCGACCCCGACACCCACGCGGTTCGGCGGTACGACCTCGAGTCGGGACCGGTGGGCCGCGAGCGGTTCGACGGCGTCGCGACCGCTGGTGCCGTCGCCGACGATACCGTCGCAGCGATCGAAGAACCGGTCGCGTACCACGACGACGGCGAGACGCGCGGCACGTATCGACTGCACGTCGCCGCCCTCGAGTAG
- a CDS encoding DNA primase yields the protein MTARLEDDGSEDCPDPVEVADVLSNRQDGDRATRAERRVMTDGGQAEMSDPDEEEADGDDAEETDAGTEDEDAEEAETAEESESEEAEGEEAEAEEEAETEETETEDEEAEEEGAEGAGDAEDEEAESEGDGAQEETEETDEGEEEDTAAEDEETEGEDTEDLAEGAEEQEVEEDEEDLEEDAQAEEFEDEGEREEEAEEGEEEESEAGEEEEERDVGEDTGELTEDNREEGHADDAEKVYEGDDASGVLHLDLDGLFLDLLGLEVNLNPVQLDVSARPGENNLLGNLLSAVTGLLDGPGAMIDKAKELLSKPIELLKKVPGKLKEIPGKAKELFSGLLEKPKEFLSNLVSKPKELFNKLLGLLGLGGEDEAEGEEAAEGEAEGEGEEAESGGRISSALSWVKGILGKPVQWLRGLFGGGEEETPEAEAEEAAEAEAEDEEAPDEAEGEESEGTPDEADVEEDEETGETDEADETTDSPGPISAVSDRAKEGLAGLIPSLPVEDLVAAVVSQILEQLIEQLEPGEEQEEAGDQADATAEAA from the coding sequence ATGACAGCACGCCTAGAAGATGATGGTTCCGAGGACTGTCCCGATCCCGTGGAGGTCGCGGACGTCCTGAGCAACCGTCAGGACGGTGACCGAGCGACTCGAGCGGAGCGCAGGGTGATGACCGACGGCGGTCAGGCGGAGATGTCGGATCCGGACGAGGAGGAAGCCGACGGAGACGACGCCGAAGAAACGGACGCAGGAACAGAGGACGAGGACGCCGAAGAAGCGGAAACAGCGGAAGAATCTGAATCCGAGGAAGCGGAGGGGGAAGAAGCGGAAGCCGAGGAAGAAGCCGAAACCGAGGAAACAGAGACAGAGGACGAAGAAGCCGAAGAAGAAGGGGCCGAGGGAGCGGGCGATGCTGAAGACGAGGAAGCAGAGAGTGAAGGAGACGGAGCCCAGGAGGAAACTGAAGAAACCGACGAAGGGGAAGAAGAGGACACGGCGGCTGAAGACGAGGAAACCGAGGGAGAGGACACAGAAGACCTCGCGGAGGGCGCAGAAGAACAGGAAGTCGAAGAAGACGAAGAAGACCTCGAGGAGGATGCTCAAGCAGAAGAATTCGAGGACGAAGGTGAGCGCGAGGAGGAAGCCGAAGAGGGCGAAGAGGAAGAATCTGAGGCTGGAGAGGAGGAAGAAGAGCGAGATGTCGGCGAGGATACCGGCGAACTCACCGAGGACAATCGCGAAGAGGGCCACGCCGACGACGCCGAAAAGGTCTACGAGGGCGACGACGCCTCCGGCGTCCTGCACCTCGATCTCGACGGCCTATTCCTCGACCTGCTCGGCCTCGAGGTCAATCTGAACCCGGTCCAGCTCGACGTGTCGGCGCGGCCGGGCGAGAACAACCTGCTGGGGAACCTGCTGTCCGCGGTGACGGGACTGCTTGACGGCCCCGGTGCGATGATCGACAAGGCGAAAGAGCTCCTGAGCAAGCCGATCGAACTGCTCAAGAAGGTTCCCGGGAAGCTGAAGGAGATTCCCGGGAAGGCCAAGGAGTTGTTCAGCGGTCTGCTCGAGAAGCCCAAGGAGTTCCTCAGCAACCTGGTGAGCAAGCCGAAGGAACTGTTCAACAAGCTGCTGGGGCTGCTGGGACTCGGCGGCGAGGACGAAGCCGAGGGCGAGGAAGCGGCCGAAGGCGAAGCGGAAGGGGAAGGGGAGGAAGCGGAATCCGGCGGTCGGATATCCTCGGCTCTCAGCTGGGTGAAAGGGATCCTCGGCAAGCCAGTGCAGTGGCTCCGCGGACTCTTCGGCGGCGGTGAGGAGGAAACGCCGGAAGCGGAAGCCGAAGAAGCGGCCGAAGCCGAGGCCGAGGACGAAGAAGCACCGGACGAAGCCGAGGGCGAAGAGAGCGAAGGGACGCCGGACGAGGCGGACGTGGAAGAAGACGAAGAGACTGGGGAAACGGATGAAGCGGACGAGACGACCGACTCCCCTGGCCCGATCTCCGCCGTCAGCGACCGGGCGAAAGAGGGACTCGCCGGACTCATACCGAGTTTACCGGTCGAGGACCTCGTTGCGGCGGTCGTCAGTCAGATACTCGAGCAACTGATCGAGCAGCTAGAGCCGGGCGAAGAGCAGGAAGAGGCGGGTGACCAGGCGGACGCGACAGCGGAGGCAGCCTAA
- a CDS encoding universal stress protein, whose translation MYDSVLVATDGSDTATAAVDHAITLASQFDVPLYGIVVLESRTEYDNAIVDPEEADRRRRQRAESVLADLEAAADGLALETTIRTGVPHEEILAYAAEQDADVIVIGSRGRSSFKGALLGSTVDAVVRQAARPVLVVDDN comes from the coding sequence ATGTACGATTCGGTCCTCGTCGCAACCGACGGCAGCGACACAGCCACGGCCGCTGTCGACCACGCGATCACGCTCGCCAGCCAGTTCGACGTCCCCCTCTACGGGATCGTCGTGCTCGAGAGTCGCACCGAGTACGACAACGCGATCGTCGACCCCGAGGAAGCCGACCGACGACGGCGACAGCGCGCTGAATCGGTGCTCGCGGACCTCGAGGCTGCAGCCGACGGGCTGGCCCTCGAGACGACGATCCGCACCGGCGTCCCACACGAGGAGATTCTGGCCTACGCAGCCGAGCAGGATGCCGACGTAATCGTCATCGGGTCTCGAGGACGCTCGTCGTTTAAAGGGGCACTGCTCGGGAGTACGGTTGATGCTGTTGTTCGACAAGCAGCGCGCCCAGTGCTCGTCGTAGACGATAACTGA
- a CDS encoding DUF7511 domain-containing protein: MTVNESPVADDGYDGTAPLELLTDDEGLWTAVPVDASGDERVRKWISVEADTLCDLEEWR; this comes from the coding sequence ATGACGGTGAACGAATCCCCCGTCGCGGACGATGGGTACGACGGCACCGCACCGCTCGAGTTGCTGACCGACGACGAGGGGCTCTGGACGGCCGTTCCCGTCGACGCCAGCGGTGACGAGCGAGTGAGAAAGTGGATTTCGGTCGAAGCGGACACGCTCTGCGATCTCGAGGAGTGGCGATAA